Within Bombus fervidus isolate BK054 chromosome 3, iyBomFerv1, whole genome shotgun sequence, the genomic segment TGGTTTTATGGGTCGTCCAGCTCCATCATGCGCCGTAAAAGTACGATAAAACCACTGTTATACCGTGGAAAACCAACCCCGTTTTAAAGCACTGCGTGCATCGGCCCTTAAGACAAAAGGAACGAAAGGATCGAGAGACCGGGATGAAGATACGAGCGAACATCGAAGTAAAATTGATTCTTTTATGATCGATAAACGCACGCGACTTTTCCCAACCTGCTCTGTCTCTTTTCTCGTGGAAACACGATCTCGCGCTGGGGGTTCGCCGTTGCTCCTCGTCCATGGAGAAAAATTCTCACGATAGCAAAGTCAATCACTTCGATGTGCTTGCAACCACGGGGAtgcttttaacatttttctcgATTAGTCCAAGATTTTGCTAATTAGAGCAAGATCCAGTGCGATCTTTCTACGTTCACATCGAACGTTgctcgttcgatcgttcgaacgtATAATTGACACGAGtatgatacattatatatcGAAGCTTTGATGATTTTTTACTGTTTCAGTTCTATCTTTACGAAATACTCAGGAAGAGGAACCACCCGATCCGCAGCTAATGAGGTTGGACAACATGTTGATCGCGGAGGGTGTCGCAGGACCGGAAAAGGGTGGTGGCGCGGGAGCTGCGGCCTCTGCCGCGGCGGCAGCGGCGGCTGGACCACCTGGACAACCCGACAACGCCATCGAACATTCGGATTACAGAGCCAAACTTGCCCAAATTAGACAGATTTACCACCAGGAGTTGGAGAAATACGAACAGGTTCGTAAATGGTCGTTCTCTTATCTTCCATACATCGCAGACTGTTACTGGAATTTCAGGTATTCTTTTTTCCGTGCTCGTCGTTAAATTCTCGAAAAAGTAAAGTGTTTCCGAATGCTCGATGTAATCGAATATAAGGGGTCACTGTGTAGTTTTTTCGCGGGATTTTTTTCTACCCTCGGGCTAAGCGATAAGAGGCCAGTTTAAGGGTAGCGGCGGAGTACGAGACTCGTCTCTGTTCGACGATTTGCGTGCTAATGAACCGACTCACTCGTGTTAAGTAAAATCTCGCGTGTCGGCCAGGTTAACGGTTGTATCACGAACTACGGATCTCTATAATGTCAGGAAATTCCCTACAGGCTATTGTGTTTCGCGCTCGAAATTCGACGAACTTGTAAAACTTTACCACCAGCCTGTCCTAATACTTTTGTAAAATGTTCCACCTTTTTGATAACCCGTTAACGCTCGATTCCTTTGCGAGATCGATTAGACCGTCGATCGAAGATCCTTAAAATCGCCTGCACGAATTACCAATCACCGCGTATATCAACCGGAATATCGATTTGCTTTTTCATCCAAGCTATTTCGTATCCGGTTCCCAGTTTCGTTATTTCTATCGTGAAAATCCAACGTTATTTGCTAGCACCGTGCCGTTGTAACGCATTCGATTCCAGCTCATTAATATGCGCGCGATTGAAACGAAAAGCATCGGTGGCGTGCAACGCGCATGATCTCTCTCCCACTCGCCACCACTCACTTATCAACGATAAAAGCATAATTCTTTTTAACGCCTCTCGTGTTTTCTCTCACTTTTGCATACTTTGCAAATAACCGTGGCCCGTCGTTCGTACTGGCTCGGCTCGTGTATTCGCGCGTACATAAATACCAAATAACTCGTGCTCGAGTTCAgtgtgaaagagaaagagaataagatagaaagagagagaggaggggAGTGAGAGCGTGCTTTAATTGCCACACCCGTTTCGACCCCATATTTCACCGTGTGTCAGCGGTCTTGATGTCTCCCCGCAGTAAATACGCACACCCTTGCTTTGAGGTCCACCGGCCTGTATATGGACGCGTGTGGAATTCTTTGTAGACGCAACAATATGAGAACGCGGTTCGTGTCGAGATGTATGGCGCTCGCGTGCACACAGGCCGGTGCAACTGCAGTTACCGGGGGTAGAGTCGACGCTCTATCGATAAGCCTGATCATTAACAAGTTTAAACCCCATCCTGCTCTTTCCCTTCTTCTAAGAGTCAAACGTTATCGAGCCCGATGCTTTCGTTTTACTTCCGTTTTTCGCCTTTCTTCCAGCGTTTACCTTTAACCACATAGCCGATCTTTTATCTCTTTGTTCGACGTTAAATTCGgttttcgttcctttttcgGAATAACGTCAAGCGAGATTCGCTGCAAAATAAAATCCACTTCTGGGAGAAcatctctctctttttttacgCCGCTTTATTCGTATCGCCTGCAAGCTCGCGATTGTTATTTAAAGgaacaacgtataacaaccTTGTTCCGAACGGTATTCGGATAGCCGTGCAGTTCGGTGAGCTTGGataatacaatgtatcgaGTTCTGCCGTAGAATATATTGCCGCGATTAAAAGTAACGTTATTACCGGTTGATATCGTCGTAGCCAAAAGTTTTATCATAACCGAAATTTACTATTCAAACTCGCCGCGCCCGAGTCACTGCATTAGGGTGAACGTCTGCCTGACTATGCAAAATGGCGTGACAAGTACGAGAATAGAACCGCATCGAGTTTTACGAGATCGCGTGATCACGGCCAACAAATACCGTCTGGCATGAATCTTACTGGTGCATGCCCTCCTTTGTTTTGCCCGATTCTTCCTACAGATTTTAACCTTTTCTCTGCGAGCTTTCTGTGCGTTAAACCATCGTCTTTCCTTCGCTGAACAAAATTTACGCAAAGTCGTACATACcttttttcctaacatttcgtAAAATTCAATCCATTCtgtttttttcgtttcttcttcctctttccttctttttcttttttttttcttctcgtctTGTCTCGTTATCATAATTCAGGATAATGGGGATTGCGGCAATTCGTTCATGAAAATTGTTGCAAAGTTCGCTAAATTCGATTACACAAGAAAGGAAGGCTATCGTATATCGCGGTAACCGCACAACAACCGCGGCAGACGTAACCACGACCAGGTATATTTAGCAGCATGCAGGTTGGAATTTCGATAACGCTCGCGAGCCAAAACCCTCGCGGTGTTATATCCGCGAAATATTACACGCGTATTAATAGAGCGAACTGCAGTAAAATTAGAGCCACCatgagaaatttcattttgcacGGAGACGAATTAACGATCGTCATCGGGACACTTGTTGGCTTTGCCGTTTCAGGAGACGAATATCGACGTTTCGCGATTCCCTAACCTCCCTCAAACTATCTACCACCATCTTGATTGATACGATACGGTTGTACAAGAATCCACGACCTCGTCCCTGCCTTCGTCTTCGTGCGTTACCTCGCCTTTTATAAGCCATCTATAGTACTTGGCTCGCGGCACAAGTTTTCATTACGATGTCCAACTATATCTTTTGCGTGCGGTACTTTTCCTTATCGGACGACAAATGTTTCGCTTTAAAGAGAAACTGGTATTTACTGGTATTTACCTCACAATTACCCTTTGTTCGATAAAGAGCTGTAACAACACCTGGCGGTTCGCTGgtcgatttaaaaattcctgCTAAATTacttaagaaaatattactttttggTTCGTCGTTccgataatttgaaaattgaaggAAACACAAATACGTAGAGAAGAGCATAATTCTCAGTGGGTTTTCCATCCAATCCACCTACTCGAGATCGTCCCAAACCCCTCGTCCTAGGTGAACAGCGAGGCAGGAACGAAGCTGATCCACCCCACCAAGTCGGTGGTACGCTCGTGCAAAGAGAGAAGAGcagaaaggaagagaagagaacgAAGAGAAACGGGGTGGATGGAAGAAAGACGAGGAGAGTACCAGGGTATGGCGGCAGAGTGGAATCCATTTCGAAATTGCGAGCCACCCTGTCCGACTTCTCCCCTGCCAACCTCTTCCTTCTAACGCCTTCCCTCAGGAAAATCCACCCTCCTCCGGTACCCTTCGCCCCCCTCGTTCGCTCCCTTTAcctctttccttttcctaCCACCTTAccttctccctttctttccACCAGGCGCCCGTGTCCTTTCTTCGCTCCCTCCCGAAGGTAGCGTGCTCGTCTCGAATACTGATATCGAGCAAAGTCCTTTTTCCCTTAAACCGAGCAGCCACCAGGAATAATGCATTATACGTACGCGCCTTTCttctcgcttttttttttttaccctcGATCCTCGCCCCTTCTCTCCCATTTTTCGGTCTTCCGTCCTGCTTCTCCCAAGGCTTTCCTCCGCTTCCCTTTGCGATTTCGTTCTTACCTCGAAACGTCAGCGATCTTCCAAGCCGACTTTTGACGTTCAGACgacctttctttcttcctttcctgtATCCAAAGAAAACTCGTAAGGTCCTTTAGACGATACATACCGTGCTTCTTCTTACCTGGACCGAGCGTTTGTCCTCGATTTTTATCCATTTTAGGCTTTGAAGCGCGGAACTCAATGATCACGAGTGTTTGTCAATAACGAGGTGACTTTTTGATTTTTTCTCAGGCGTGTAACGAGTTCACAACCCACGTAATGAATCTCCTGAGGGAACAAAGTCGTACCAGGCCAATCACGCCGAAGGAGATCGAGAGGATGGTTCAGATTATTCACAAGAAGTTCTCCAGCATCCAAATGCAGCTTAAACAGTCTACCTGCGAGGCGGTGATGATTCTGAGGAGTCGATTCCTCGACGCAAGGCGAGTGTTTGTCGCATAAACgttgttcgtttatttttattatgttcAAATCGCCGTCACAGTTTTCATCGACATGATTTTCACCGATGAATCGATCGAACGTATCGACACTGTCTTAATTCCTTAGCCTGAAACAACGAGCGAGACTCTCGATAAGAAATTTTGgtcaaaaacaaaaaacacgAGCCTGATTCATGGTACTTGAGCCGAGACAAACGTAAACAACACGAGTCAGACTCGTGGTTCAATTGTTCTCGATATTGTGTCACTTTCGTCACGCGTAATTCTTTCTTACGTTCACACCTTACGTTTAGGCTATAATTCCCTAAAAGAATTAAACAACCCTTATACCTATCGTgacaataaaaagaagatcTAATATCGACGATAGTAGTGAGAAGTATGTTGCTATCGCGAATAACGATTCGATAGATTCTCATAATAATGAATGGTAACGATATTGTGCTTCattgtttcgaaaaatatcaCACAGTTGAATATCACTAATTTTCTACGAGTTttctcaaaatattattaatttaaatcaaGTATTAACTTACAAGTTGCTACTGTTACATTATCCACTTTCAAATAATAGATCATTTTTCTTCACCGATGAATCGATCGTAATTACTTATCAGACATCTTAAAAATTACTAGTTGTGCACAAACGTGtttattatttcacaattACTTTCGTTATACCGAAATATACATGTTACGAGACGCGTACATTTTGCGCCAGTTCGAGCACACGACTAAACAGCTAAATTGCTCGACGCTTGATCGACCTTCTTGTTTATTGTGGCCCGACCAATCGGCAGTTAGCGTGTAGGACAAGAGGTTATCGGCAACAGTTTCTAACGACATATATTCTCTGTGAATTATATACATCatcgataacgtataacgataaacgagTTAATAACAGATAGATACgttcgaaagaagaaataaaagtggaaagaaatatttttatatcggaatgtaaaatacaaatattcgtCTATCAGTAgattttctgaaaataaacacacaaattttcaagtaattaagattgaattaaatttgatttaaacgTAATCGGTTATAACCAGGTGGTCAAGGTCTCCTACCGTTGAACGTTGTGGATCACTGATATTATCAAACAAACCTATCGTCGATTAAAATCGTATGGATTTAGGACTGGTGTAGTGTAGTAGTGTACAACAAGCGAAAGGTGAATGTTATCCGTTgtgaaaagaaaacgaattgTTACGTTACAGGCGTAAGAGACGGAATTTCAGCAAACAAGCGTCggaaattttaaacgaatacTTTTATTCGCACCTCAGTAATCCGTATCCGAGCGAAGAAGCGAAAGAAGAGCTCGCACGAAAGTGTGGAATCACCGTGAGTCAGGTAGagtaaatcaaaatatttctcgtaACTTGGAACCGTTGCTATCGCGTAACGATAATTCGTGTCTATCGATACTAATTTCGAAATAACGAAAGTTACTGAAACAATTTTTGAGTGATCGAACGTTTTTCAACATCGGCCAAAGATTTGCTAAATGCGATAAACCGATTATTTTAagacattttaaaaataatatgttgCTTAACGACCTTGACAGAGTTGTTTGTCGTATTTGTAGGTTTCCAATTGGTTTGGCAACAAGAGGATACGCTACAAGAAAAACATAGGTAAAGCACAGGAGGAGGCGAACTTGTACGCAGCCAAAAAGGCAGCTGGTAAGTTCCGTCCTTCGCAAATGAGCGACGGGTGTTCCTTGAAGAGTTCGTTTCGATAGCTTGCTCGTATTAAGGATATCGATCAAAATGagcaataaattataatatgaaaGTTAAACGGTTGAAAAATTCGATTCTTTTTAGTAGCCACAGTTGATACTGGCGG encodes:
- the Exd gene encoding PBX homeobox extradenticle isoform X3 — translated: MDETGRMLQHGGSGVGLMGGNQGQGAQNTTGYGSMGPVDGTATQGPDQAVEARKQDISEILQQIMNITDQSLDEAQARKHTLNCHRMKPALFSVLCEIKEKTVLSLRNTQEEEPPDPQLMRLDNMLIAEGVAGPEKGGGAGAAASAAAAAAAGPPGQPDNAIEHSDYRAKLAQIRQIYHQELEKYEQACNEFTTHVMNLLREQSRTRPITPKEIERMVQIIHKKFSSIQMQLKQSTCEAVMILRSRFLDARRKRRNFSKQASEILNEYFYSHLSNPYPSEEAKEELARKCGITVSQVSNWFGNKRIRYKKNIGKAQEEANLYAAKKAAAAFAGASPYSMGGASQGTPTPMMSPAPPGGPQDMAGYGMGINGSDYGSQPYNDGSMGYDPMHQMKRNS
- the Exd gene encoding PBX homeobox extradenticle isoform X4, encoding MDETGRMLQHGGSGVGLMGGNQGQGAQNTTGYGSMGPVDGTATQGPDQAVEARKQDISEILQQIMNITDQSLDEAQARKHTLNCHRMKPALFSVLCEIKEKTVLSLRNTQEEEPPDPQLMRLDNMLIAEGVAGPEKGGGAGAAASAAAAAAAGPPGQPDNAIEHSDYRAKLAQIRQIYHQELEKYEQACNEFTTHVMNLLREQSRTRPITPKEIERMVQIIHKKFSSIQMQLKQSTCEAVMILRSRFLDARRKRRNFSKQASEILNEYFYSHLSNPYPSEEAKEELARKCGITVSQVSNWFGNKRIRYKKNIGKAQEEANLYAAKKAAAAFAGASPYSMGGASQGTPTPMMSPAPPGGPQDMAGYGMGINGSDYGSQPYNDGSMGYDPMHQ
- the Exd gene encoding PBX homeobox extradenticle isoform X1, with protein sequence MDETGRMLQHGGSGVGLMGGNQGQGAQNTTGYGSMGPVDGTATQGPDQAVEARKQDISEILQQIMNITDQSLDEAQARKHTLNCHRMKPALFSVLCEIKEKTVLSLRNTQEEEPPDPQLMRLDNMLIAEGVAGPEKGGGAGAAASAAAAAAAGPPGQPDNAIEHSDYRAKLAQIRQIYHQELEKYEQACNEFTTHVMNLLREQSRTRPITPKEIERMVQIIHKKFSSIQMQLKQSTCEAVMILRSRFLDARRKRRNFSKQASEILNEYFYSHLSNPYPSEEAKEELARKCGITVSQVSNWFGNKRIRYKKNIGKAQEEANLYAAKKAAAAFAGASPYSMGGASQGTPTPMMSPAPPGGPQDMAGYGMGINGSDYGSQPYNDGSMGYDPMHQGKALAGGPGATGWMQQREAVPEFPPLHDSADSDSDRENEKRPRV
- the Exd gene encoding PBX homeobox extradenticle isoform X2, coding for MDETGRMLQHGGSGVGLMGGNQGQGAQNTTGYGSMGPVDGTATQGPDQAVEARKQDISEILQQIMNITDQSLDEAQARKHTLNCHRMKPALFSVLCEIKEKTVLSLRNTQEEEPPDPQLMRLDNMLIAEGVAGPEKGGGAGAAASAAAAAAAGPPGQPDNAIEHSDYRAKLAQIRQIYHQELEKYEQACNEFTTHVMNLLREQSRTRPITPKEIERMVQIIHKKFSSIQMQLKQSTCEAVMILRSRFLDARRKRRNFSKQASEILNEYFYSHLSNPYPSEEAKEELARKCGITVSQVSNWFGNKRIRYKKNIGKAQEEANLYAAKKAAGASPYSMGGASQGTPTPMMSPAPPGGPQDMAGYGMGINGSDYGSQPYNDGSMGYDPMHQGKALAGGPGATGWMQQREAVPEFPPLHDSADSDSDRENEKRPRV
- the Exd gene encoding PBX homeobox extradenticle isoform X5, whose translation is MDETGRMLQHGGSGVGLMGGNQGQGAQNTTGYGSMGPVDGTATQGPDQAVEARKQDISEILQQIMNITDQSLDEAQARKHTLNCHRMKPALFSVLCEIKEKTVLSLRNTQEEEPPDPQLMRLDNMLIAEGVAGPEKGGGAGAAASAAAAAAAGPPGQPDNAIEHSDYRAKLAQIRQIYHQELEKYEQACNEFTTHVMNLLREQSRTRPITPKEIERMVQIIHKKFSSIQMQLKQSTCEAVMILRSRFLDARRKRRNFSKQASEILNEYFYSHLSNPYPSEEAKEELARKCGITVSQVSNWFGNKRIRYKKNIGKAQEEANLYAAKKAAGKGTGWGAWCDRMDATTRGGAGISATPRFSGL